The proteins below come from a single Malus sylvestris chromosome 3, drMalSylv7.2, whole genome shotgun sequence genomic window:
- the LOC126617072 gene encoding uncharacterized protein LOC126617072, giving the protein MEDPNKHLKEFEVVCSSMTPVTVDGSILKMKAFPFSLMDKAKDWLYELAPGTVTSWESMKRAFLEKFFPTSRIILLRKKISGIQQSQGLLPLERQMLDASAGGALVDKTPRDAKTLIANRALNAQQYEGVGQRDTPRPHHVNEVSSISELQSQMANLTSMLSQLVEGPKTQGTTICGVCSIQGHQSDQCPQLIENGGWESANAVGYGNQNQPRNDPFSNTYNPGWRDHPNFRWRDAPQYGQQSGFRQPPGFFPRPMEPQPPPQAQSSQTNPGTSMNDDKTYQLLTTMAQGMQNQANEVNELKKQMGQMAEFLGQFRENGKLPSTTVVNPMGGFESAKAITLRSGKEVRNKEDEKIQLEEDENTYPTAKVPSPMPQPSKTSHPSTSGTQTNPRWWAYEHKP; this is encoded by the exons atggaggatccgaacaaacatttgaaggaatttgaagtggtgtgctcaagtatgactccggttaccgttgacggaagtattttaaagatgaaggcttttccattctctttaatggacaaagccaaggattggttatacgagttggctcccggtacagttacatcttgggagagtatgaagagggcgtttctggagaagtttttcccaacttctcgcatcattcttcttcgtaaaaaaataagtggaattcagcaaagccaag gtcttttaccacttgaacggcaaatgttggatgcttccgcgggaggagctctagtggataagacacctagggatgccaaaactctcattgcgaatcgagcactcaatgcacaacaatatgaaggtgttgggcaaAGAGACACCCCACGACCACATcatgtcaatgaggtaagttctatttctgagttacaatcccaaatggctaaccttacgtctatgttatcgcagttggttgaaggccccaaaacgcaaggaactacaatctgtggtgtatgctccattcaaggacaccaatctgatcaatgccctcaattaattgagaatggaggatgggaatcggccaatgctgtgggttatgggaatcaaaaccaaccaaggaatgatcctttctccaatacatacaacccgggatggcgtgaccaccccaatttcagatggagagatgcaccacaatatggccaacaaagtggattccgacaacccccgggtttctttccaaggccaatggaaccacaaccacctcctcaggcacaatcttcccaaactaacccaggtacgtctatgaatgatgataaaacatatcagttactaaccaccatggcgcagggaatgcagaaCCAAGCAAATGAGGTTAATGAgctgaagaagcaaatgggccaaatggccgaatttttggggcaattccgtgaaaatggtaagttaccaagcactacggtggtcaatccaatgggtggcttcgaatctgcaaaggctatcacattacgaagtggaaaagaggtgagaaacaaggaagatgagaagatACAACTCGAAGAAGATGAGAACACCTACCCCACGGCAAAGGTACCATCACCCATGCCGCAGCCATCTAAGACATCCCATCCGTCCACCTCAG gtacccaaACAAATCCCCGATGGTGGGCGTATGAACATaaaccttag
- the LOC126616446 gene encoding exosome complex component RRP45A-like isoform X3, with protein MEQRLANASHQTLNQKKFIETALLADLRADGRRPFDYRNLTIKFGKDEGSAEVQLGQTHVMAIVTAQLVQPYRDRPNDGTLSIFTEFSPMADPSFEPGRPGENAVELGRVIDRGLRESRAVDTESLCVLSGKLVWAIRVDLHILDNGGNLIDAANIAALAALLTFRRPEISLGGEDGQEVIVHAPEEREPLHLIIHHLPIAVTFAFFSYESSVVIDPTHEEEAFMGGRMTATINANGDVCAIQKAGGEGVLQSVIMQCLRIASVKAGAMTEKIKKAVDSYNTERALRKIKRHTSSVPMDVDGGASNIGILTQRVLIQIF; from the exons ATGGAGCAGAGATTAGCGAACGCATCGCATCAAACGCTGAACCAGAAGAAGTTCATCGAGACCGCTCTACTTGCCGACCTCCGAGCCGACGGCCGCCGCCCCTTCGACTACCGTAACCTCACCATCAAGTTCGGCAAAGACGAGGGCTCTGCGGAGGTGCAGCTGGGACAAACTCACGTAATGGCCATCGTCACTGCCCAGCTTGTCCAGCCCTACCGCGACAGGCCCAATGACGGCACTCTCTCCATCTTCACCGAGTTCTCCCCAATGGCCGACCCCTCCTTTGAGCCAGGCCGCCCTGGCGAGAATGCCGTCGAGCTCGGCCGCGTAATCGACCGCGGGCTTAG GGAAAGTCGAGCAGTTGATACAGAATCGCTTTGTGTTCTTTCGGGGAAGCTAGTTTGGGCTATCCGTGTTGATCTCCATATTTTAGATAATGGAGG TAACCTTATTGATGCTGCTAACATTGCGGCATTAGCTGCTTTGTTGACGTTTCGGAGGCCTGAAATCTCCTTGGGGGGAGAAGATGGTCAGGAAGTGATTGTACATGCACCTGAG GAGAGGGAGCCTCTTCATCTGATCATACATCATCTCCCTATAGCAGTAACCTTTGCATTCTTCAGTTATGAGAGTAGTGTG GTGATAGATCCAACCCATGAGGAAGAGGCTTTTATGGGGGGGCGAATGACTGCAACAATTAATGCAAATGGAGATGTTTGTGCTATTCAAAAAGCTGGAGGGGAGGGTGTCTTGCAGAGTGTTATAATGCAATGTTTGCGAATTGCTTCTGTCAAGGCTGGTGCTATGACAGAGAAGATCAAGAAGGCG GTTGATTCATACAATACAGAAAGAGCATTACGGAAGATCAAGCGCCATACTTCTTCTGTTCCCATGGATGTTGATGGAGGTGCATCTAATATAG gGATCCTTACTCAAAGGGTGTTGATTCAGATTTTTTAA
- the LOC126616446 gene encoding exosome complex component RRP45A-like isoform X2, producing MEQRLANASHQTLNQKKFIETALLADLRADGRRPFDYRNLTIKFGKDEGSAEVQLGQTHVMAIVTAQLVQPYRDRPNDGTLSIFTEFSPMADPSFEPGRPGENAVELGRVIDRGLRESRAVDTESLCVLSGKLVWAIRVDLHILDNGGNLIDAANIAALAALLTFRRPEISLGGEDGQEVIVHAPEEREPLHLIIHHLPIAVTFAFFSYESSVVIDPTHEEEAFMGGRMTATINANGDVCAIQKAGGEGVLQSVIMQCLRIASVKAGAMTEKIKKAVDSYNTERALRKIKRHTSSVPMDVDGGASNIGVQQNSSSVNHMEGIKMMSEEGVANQSEGAESETKLSDKKQTNKGNEDAKDFIGGPSIWDPYSKGVDSDFLKASLASHGMSMPNKKPEDSKGEETTCEAMPEEPPEDINPMPSPIEGAETAERTTREKTLKDAVKPKNKRPRKKKGSSTGPS from the exons ATGGAGCAGAGATTAGCGAACGCATCGCATCAAACGCTGAACCAGAAGAAGTTCATCGAGACCGCTCTACTTGCCGACCTCCGAGCCGACGGCCGCCGCCCCTTCGACTACCGTAACCTCACCATCAAGTTCGGCAAAGACGAGGGCTCTGCGGAGGTGCAGCTGGGACAAACTCACGTAATGGCCATCGTCACTGCCCAGCTTGTCCAGCCCTACCGCGACAGGCCCAATGACGGCACTCTCTCCATCTTCACCGAGTTCTCCCCAATGGCCGACCCCTCCTTTGAGCCAGGCCGCCCTGGCGAGAATGCCGTCGAGCTCGGCCGCGTAATCGACCGCGGGCTTAG GGAAAGTCGAGCAGTTGATACAGAATCGCTTTGTGTTCTTTCGGGGAAGCTAGTTTGGGCTATCCGTGTTGATCTCCATATTTTAGATAATGGAGG TAACCTTATTGATGCTGCTAACATTGCGGCATTAGCTGCTTTGTTGACGTTTCGGAGGCCTGAAATCTCCTTGGGGGGAGAAGATGGTCAGGAAGTGATTGTACATGCACCTGAG GAGAGGGAGCCTCTTCATCTGATCATACATCATCTCCCTATAGCAGTAACCTTTGCATTCTTCAGTTATGAGAGTAGTGTG GTGATAGATCCAACCCATGAGGAAGAGGCTTTTATGGGGGGGCGAATGACTGCAACAATTAATGCAAATGGAGATGTTTGTGCTATTCAAAAAGCTGGAGGGGAGGGTGTCTTGCAGAGTGTTATAATGCAATGTTTGCGAATTGCTTCTGTCAAGGCTGGTGCTATGACAGAGAAGATCAAGAAGGCG GTTGATTCATACAATACAGAAAGAGCATTACGGAAGATCAAGCGCCATACTTCTTCTGTTCCCATGGATGTTGATGGAGGTGCATCTAATATAGGTGTGCAGCAAAACTCTTCTTCTGTTAATCATATGGAGGGAATAAAGATGATGTCTGAGGAAGGAGTTGCAAATCAAAGTGAGGGTGCTGAAAGTGAAACTAAATTATCAGACAAAAAACAAACTAATAAGGGTAATGAAGATGCGAAGGATTTTATTGGAGGCCCCTCAATTTG gGATCCTTACTCAAAGGGTGTTGATTCAGATTTTTTAAAAGCTTCTCTAGCCTCGCATG GAATGTCAATGCCTAATAAGAAACCCGAGGACTCAAAGGGTGAGGAAACAACCTGTGAAGCCATGCCGGAGGAACCTCCTGAAGATATTAATCCAATGCCTTCACCCATTGAGGGAGCTGAAACTGCAGAGCGAACAACTCGAGAGAAAACCTTGAAGGATGCTGTGAAGCCCAAGAACAAGAGACCCAGGAAAAAGAAGGGCTCCTCTACTGGTCCAAGCTAG
- the LOC126616446 gene encoding exosome complex component RRP45A-like isoform X1 codes for MEQRLANASHQTLNQKKFIETALLADLRADGRRPFDYRNLTIKFGKDEGSAEVQLGQTHVMAIVTAQLVQPYRDRPNDGTLSIFTEFSPMADPSFEPGRPGENAVELGRVIDRGLRESRAVDTESLCVLSGKLVWAIRVDLHILDNGGNLIDAANIAALAALLTFRRPEISLGGEDGQEVIVHAPEEREPLHLIIHHLPIAVTFAFFSYESSVVIDPTHEEEAFMGGRMTATINANGDVCAIQKAGGEGVLQSVIMQCLRIASVKAGAMTEKIKKAVDSYNTERALRKIKRHTSSVPMDVDGGASNIGVQQNSSSVNHMEGIKMMSEEGVANQSEGAESETKLSDKKQTNKGNEDAKDFIGGPSIWDPYSKGVDSDFLKASLASHGMMHAGMSMPNKKPEDSKGEETTCEAMPEEPPEDINPMPSPIEGAETAERTTREKTLKDAVKPKNKRPRKKKGSSTGPS; via the exons ATGGAGCAGAGATTAGCGAACGCATCGCATCAAACGCTGAACCAGAAGAAGTTCATCGAGACCGCTCTACTTGCCGACCTCCGAGCCGACGGCCGCCGCCCCTTCGACTACCGTAACCTCACCATCAAGTTCGGCAAAGACGAGGGCTCTGCGGAGGTGCAGCTGGGACAAACTCACGTAATGGCCATCGTCACTGCCCAGCTTGTCCAGCCCTACCGCGACAGGCCCAATGACGGCACTCTCTCCATCTTCACCGAGTTCTCCCCAATGGCCGACCCCTCCTTTGAGCCAGGCCGCCCTGGCGAGAATGCCGTCGAGCTCGGCCGCGTAATCGACCGCGGGCTTAG GGAAAGTCGAGCAGTTGATACAGAATCGCTTTGTGTTCTTTCGGGGAAGCTAGTTTGGGCTATCCGTGTTGATCTCCATATTTTAGATAATGGAGG TAACCTTATTGATGCTGCTAACATTGCGGCATTAGCTGCTTTGTTGACGTTTCGGAGGCCTGAAATCTCCTTGGGGGGAGAAGATGGTCAGGAAGTGATTGTACATGCACCTGAG GAGAGGGAGCCTCTTCATCTGATCATACATCATCTCCCTATAGCAGTAACCTTTGCATTCTTCAGTTATGAGAGTAGTGTG GTGATAGATCCAACCCATGAGGAAGAGGCTTTTATGGGGGGGCGAATGACTGCAACAATTAATGCAAATGGAGATGTTTGTGCTATTCAAAAAGCTGGAGGGGAGGGTGTCTTGCAGAGTGTTATAATGCAATGTTTGCGAATTGCTTCTGTCAAGGCTGGTGCTATGACAGAGAAGATCAAGAAGGCG GTTGATTCATACAATACAGAAAGAGCATTACGGAAGATCAAGCGCCATACTTCTTCTGTTCCCATGGATGTTGATGGAGGTGCATCTAATATAGGTGTGCAGCAAAACTCTTCTTCTGTTAATCATATGGAGGGAATAAAGATGATGTCTGAGGAAGGAGTTGCAAATCAAAGTGAGGGTGCTGAAAGTGAAACTAAATTATCAGACAAAAAACAAACTAATAAGGGTAATGAAGATGCGAAGGATTTTATTGGAGGCCCCTCAATTTG gGATCCTTACTCAAAGGGTGTTGATTCAGATTTTTTAAAAGCTTCTCTAGCCTCGCATG GCATGATGCATGCAGGAATGTCAATGCCTAATAAGAAACCCGAGGACTCAAAGGGTGAGGAAACAACCTGTGAAGCCATGCCGGAGGAACCTCCTGAAGATATTAATCCAATGCCTTCACCCATTGAGGGAGCTGAAACTGCAGAGCGAACAACTCGAGAGAAAACCTTGAAGGATGCTGTGAAGCCCAAGAACAAGAGACCCAGGAAAAAGAAGGGCTCCTCTACTGGTCCAAGCTAG